The following are from one region of the Salvia splendens isolate huo1 chromosome 2, SspV2, whole genome shotgun sequence genome:
- the LOC121760419 gene encoding MORN repeat-containing protein 1-like, with protein sequence MKLESEFHQKMDGQAKLTRTNSSLLRSSPTIRSSIHSLSSVSEIAPDSDAEDLEEQKPHSRPLPPPVRSGAPVAAASLLLLYALFAFITSDDLATSENLLSALIFVAVLLFLLSRNKGFVSRNVNLFKQICDEYGKRLGFLSRTHSKPVQWFIGEAESEELEQCREERSSRKIVREGVEFYSNGDFYEGEFHKGTCNGSGVYNYFVNGRYEGDWIDGKYDGYGIESWARGSRYRGQYRQGLRHGYGVYKFYTGDSYAGEWCNGQSHGVGAQTCGDGSCFVGEFKCGVKHGLGCYHFRNGDRYAGEYFGDKIHGFGVYHFANCHFYEGSWHEGRKQGYGMYTFRNGEARCGEWDNGNLSIPLTPLTDAVLRAVQAARKTAENAIHLPRVDEQVNKAVVAANRASTAARVAAIKAVQNRIHGQFSDTNL encoded by the exons ATGAAACTGGAGAGCGAATTTCATCAGAAAATGGACGGTCAGGCGAAGCTCACTCGAACGAATTCCTCTCTCCTCCGCTCATCCCCCACCATCCGCTCATCCATCCACAGCTTGTCTTCGGTGAGCGAAATCGCGCCCGATTCCGACGCGGAGGATCTCGAGGAGCAGAAGCCCCACAGCAGGCCGCTTCCACCTCCGGTTCGCTCCGGTGCGCCGGTGGCCGCCGCCTCCCTGCTCCTCCTCTACGCGCTCTTCGCCTTCATCACTTCGGACGATTTAGCCACTTCGGAGAATCTGCTCTCAGCTTTAATTTTCGTCGCGGTGTTGCTGTTCCTGTTGTCGAGAAACAAGGGTTTCGTGAGCAGGAATGTCAATTTATTCAAGCAAATTTGCGATGAGTATGGGAAGAGGTTAGGGTTTCTGTCGAGAACTCACTCGAAGCCTGTGCAATGGTTCATCGGCGAGGCGGAATCGGAGGAATTGGAGCAATGCAGGGAGGAGAGGAGCAGTAGGAAGATTGTTCGGGAAGGTGTGGAGTTTTACAGCAATGGCGATTTCTACGAAGGGGAGTTTCATAAGGGGACGTGTAATGGGAGTGGTGTGTACAATTACTTTGTGAATGGGAGGTATGAAGGGGACTGGATCGATGGGAAATACGATGGGTATGGGATCGAGAGCTGGGCGAGAGGGAGCAGATACAGAGGGCAGTATCGGCAGGGGTTGCGCCATGGATATGGAGTGTATAAGTTTTACACAGGGGATTCATATGCTGGAGAGTGGTGCAATGGGCAGAGCCATGGCGTTGGAGCTCAGACTTGTGGCGATGGGAGCTGCTTCGTCGGCGAGTTCAAATGTGGGGTTAAGCATGGCCTTGGATGCTACCATTTCAG GAATGGAGATAGATACGCCGGTGAGTACTTTGGGGATAAAATCCATGGCTTCGGGGTCTATCACTTCGCCAACTGCCATTTCTACGAAGGATCATGGCACGAGGGCCGGAAGCAAGGCTACGGAATGTACACCTTCCGAAATGGTGAGGCCAGATGTGGAGAATGGGATAATGGCAATCTCAGTATCCCACTCACCCCACTCACTGATGCAGTTCTTCGAGCAGTTCAG GCTGCTAGGAAGACTGCGGAGAATGCAATCCACCTCCCCCGGGTTGATGAGCAAGTGAACAAGGCTGTGGTGGCCGCAAACAGGGCTTCTACCGCAGCCAGAGTCGCTGCCATCAAAGCTGTTCAGAATAGGATTCATGGGCAATTTTCTGATACTAACTTGTGA